A stretch of the Polynucleobacter tropicus genome encodes the following:
- a CDS encoding Bug family tripartite tricarboxylate transporter substrate binding protein has protein sequence MMRSGLSKALSLSGKVFTIFAVLFLANAQSSFAQSDYPNKPIRYVVPFPAGGATDNIARPLQNELLNSFKWNVVIDNKPGAGGNIGAEIVAKSAPDGYTWLMASVGTHGINLPLYTQGGGKMPFDPIKDFTPISLVAELPNVLVLNPEFAAKNNINSVNDLIAYAKAHPGKINMASSGNGTSIHMAGELFKTMTKTYMVHLPYKGSPPAVTDLLAGNVDIMFDNLPSCINYIRAGRLKALAVTSAKRSPAFPDLPTIAEAANLPGYEATSWFGIVGPANMPADILNKDSTTLMAAINSPSVREKYLAMGAQPVGNTPAQFSTFIKNEITKWTKVVRDSGAKVD, from the coding sequence ATGATGCGAAGCGGCTTATCTAAAGCTCTTAGTCTGTCAGGCAAGGTTTTCACTATTTTTGCGGTGCTGTTTCTAGCAAATGCTCAATCTAGTTTTGCGCAATCTGATTACCCAAACAAACCAATTCGCTATGTTGTTCCATTTCCTGCTGGCGGCGCTACTGACAACATCGCAAGACCACTACAAAACGAACTATTAAATTCTTTTAAATGGAATGTTGTTATTGATAACAAACCTGGGGCCGGCGGAAATATCGGCGCAGAGATTGTTGCCAAATCAGCTCCCGATGGTTACACATGGCTGATGGCTTCAGTTGGCACGCACGGAATCAACTTACCGCTCTACACACAAGGTGGCGGCAAGATGCCCTTTGATCCTATCAAGGATTTCACACCCATTTCTTTAGTAGCAGAGTTACCAAATGTTCTGGTTCTTAATCCTGAATTTGCTGCCAAGAACAATATCAATTCCGTGAATGACTTAATTGCTTATGCAAAAGCCCATCCCGGAAAAATCAATATGGCTTCAAGCGGCAATGGCACTTCCATCCATATGGCGGGAGAACTATTCAAGACAATGACCAAAACCTACATGGTGCATTTGCCCTATAAAGGTAGCCCTCCAGCCGTAACAGATTTATTAGCGGGCAATGTAGATATCATGTTTGATAATCTGCCTTCATGCATTAATTACATTCGCGCAGGTCGTTTGAAGGCTTTAGCAGTCACCAGCGCAAAACGCTCGCCTGCATTCCCAGATTTACCAACAATTGCTGAGGCAGCCAATCTGCCTGGCTATGAGGCTACCTCTTGGTTTGGCATAGTTGGGCCGGCTAATATGCCAGCAGATATTCTGAACAAAGACAGCACCACTTTAATGGCGGCAATTAATAGCCCATCTGTGAGGGAGAAATATCTTGCTATGGGCGCACAACCAGTGGGCAATACACCAGCACAGTTTTCAACTTTTATTAAAAATGAAATCACCAAATGGACTAAGGTTGTCAGAGACTCTGGCGCAAAGGTTGACTAA
- a CDS encoding thiamine pyrophosphate-binding protein, whose amino-acid sequence METSSKPLNGGQILANALVRQGVEVAFGVPGESFLPLLNGLVDHPKFQFITCRQEGGAAYMAEAYGKLTGKPGVLMVTRGPGASNAIVGVHTAYQDSTPMVLLIGQVGTDMVEREAFQEIDYRRMYSECAKWVGSIDRVDRIDEFVSHAFHVAQAGRKGPVVLALPEDVLYMNGDEHPVAPAHVVQPGLDIKAFDQAMKVFAGSRRPMIIAGGGNWNRAACDSLSVWANREGIPVATSFRSQDLLDNLDPIFAGDLGIGANPVLVKRVQDADVLLVIGERLGEITTAGYSVFSVPKAKNTLIHVHSGSEELGRVYRPDFALNCSPENFCAALGGVKMGGNHTSNDAKAAHTEYLTFSSPVTVPGDMQLAQIMSSLPKSIPRDSILTNGAGNFATWVHRFYPYGPFKTQLAPANGSMGYGLPAAIAAKIVHPERVAIAVCGDGDFMMNCQELATAVRYDAFPIVFVVNNSMLGTIRMHQEREFKSRIIATGLTNPDFVKFADSFGIPGFRVSKTEEFAPVFAKALESKKGALIELILDQEVISPSKLLSQLGK is encoded by the coding sequence ATGGAGACATCGAGTAAGCCGCTAAACGGCGGCCAAATTCTGGCTAACGCTTTGGTGAGGCAGGGCGTAGAAGTAGCGTTTGGCGTTCCTGGCGAAAGCTTTCTGCCTTTATTAAATGGTTTGGTAGACCACCCCAAATTTCAATTTATTACCTGTCGTCAAGAAGGTGGCGCAGCCTATATGGCTGAAGCCTATGGCAAATTAACGGGAAAACCTGGGGTCTTAATGGTCACCCGTGGGCCTGGCGCATCAAACGCAATAGTTGGGGTGCATACCGCTTATCAGGATTCCACTCCAATGGTTTTGTTGATCGGCCAAGTGGGAACGGACATGGTCGAACGTGAGGCGTTTCAAGAGATTGACTATCGTCGTATGTATTCTGAATGTGCAAAGTGGGTTGGAAGTATTGACCGTGTTGATCGCATCGATGAGTTTGTTTCTCATGCTTTTCATGTAGCGCAAGCTGGTCGCAAGGGTCCTGTTGTTCTAGCGTTGCCAGAAGATGTTCTCTACATGAATGGAGACGAGCACCCAGTTGCGCCTGCTCATGTTGTACAGCCAGGCTTGGATATAAAAGCTTTTGATCAGGCGATGAAAGTATTCGCGGGCTCTAGACGCCCCATGATCATTGCCGGAGGTGGAAACTGGAATCGCGCTGCATGCGATAGCTTGAGCGTTTGGGCAAATCGTGAAGGTATTCCTGTTGCCACAAGTTTTCGATCCCAAGATCTTCTTGATAATCTTGATCCTATTTTTGCGGGTGATCTAGGGATCGGAGCCAATCCAGTCTTGGTAAAACGCGTTCAAGATGCTGATGTTCTATTGGTTATTGGCGAGCGTCTTGGTGAGATAACGACCGCAGGCTATAGCGTATTTAGTGTGCCTAAAGCAAAAAATACCTTGATACATGTTCATTCAGGCTCAGAAGAATTGGGGCGTGTCTATCGACCTGACTTCGCGCTTAATTGCAGCCCAGAAAATTTTTGTGCTGCCTTAGGTGGAGTGAAGATGGGTGGCAATCACACTTCTAATGATGCGAAGGCGGCGCATACCGAGTATTTGACTTTCTCCAGCCCCGTAACTGTGCCGGGCGATATGCAATTGGCGCAGATTATGAGTTCCTTACCAAAATCTATTCCACGCGATTCTATTTTGACCAATGGCGCAGGAAATTTTGCAACATGGGTTCATCGTTTCTATCCATACGGCCCATTTAAGACCCAATTGGCTCCAGCAAATGGCTCGATGGGCTATGGCTTGCCAGCAGCAATTGCAGCAAAGATTGTTCATCCTGAGAGAGTAGCAATTGCAGTCTGTGGTGATGGGGATTTCATGATGAACTGCCAGGAACTCGCTACGGCAGTTAGATATGATGCGTTTCCAATTGTTTTCGTGGTCAACAACAGCATGCTGGGGACTATTCGCATGCATCAAGAGCGAGAATTCAAGTCACGAATTATCGCCACTGGATTAACAAACCCAGATTTTGTGAAGTTTGCAGATAGCTTTGGTATTCCTGGCTTCAGAGTCAGCAAAACAGAAGAGTTTGCCCCCGTTTTTGCTAAAGCTCTTGAAAGTAAAAAAGGTGCTCTTATAGAGTTGATTCTAGATCAAGAGGTGATATCACCTAGCAAGTTACTATCCCAGTTGGGCAAATAA